In Rhodamnia argentea isolate NSW1041297 chromosome 11, ASM2092103v1, whole genome shotgun sequence, one genomic interval encodes:
- the LOC115739431 gene encoding uncharacterized protein At4g38062, whose product MDKICEELDEAKLEIERLKADYLTKAEQYDSLKKGFNEQSHRLQEARTKIENQTEELTGKTEEISELKRLCEDLKCSLSEKESTVKCLSAANDTLRSDCKKKSQKWEVENRHLLLAVEEANDRCANQEEKLREFEEQIKGLKRLLDSSQRKCSEAEEKAKAPKELRARDDVINSLEEGVRKVEDQLKWKKEQFKHLEEAHNKLREQYNTSKKEWELERSSFLDEISLLQTKLDSQTRMSQDLASRLQMCDQALANEESRRKTLEFQVSNFKTRFENVFGECEEAKSQLECLMAQRDKEVANLRHLLGNNETIHKEMKYQARKLQQENEELIGDIKQLQEEKIHNAGNSPSLAKLRNRLKSVEQMHKDCAANLKAKEVEWSRELEKLTVELEDCRSELLSKEAALKDVNKELENCHTSLMQLMLMNEEMSVMLLVLKSGISESRLKLANTAPDIDMHNKIREENASLLIKQLEMKNEALAKAHEEIVNEHQKVQIELASYKEMLEESSRCQFYLKEQALRMEVDSNTRIKEVCDALDRTTSELTEKIGEANEMEFELQIWKSVADRLKFEIEENHETRKQLEASLLAQSEFENAMKMEKDELAHLLEDRHISINCLQKKILLLEQEIKMRELEVANSTKMESLMAFESERNSFFETIREKDEIFKELHEEISRLEQESLTREFESALFAQLGAERTFENEKHKLVNLMEEKDRRVKDLMHSMKSLEDKFNGSMVSISSHLAEKEAAIDSFCEAWEKITAAEIVAEIEVEEKRMMITELENELTNLQKKLELQEKSLSWSEHRALEIEAALEAKESEMKNVAREMDARLTSSDALVNELKSDNSNLLEEIRALVSEKEYLLGLNREMEEKISKSSCEDNQLRQVLDTIVQSFDCNGSSMDSEGHNKNVNPVNEDFNSDKSPFTKRYAVVLNGRSPFRELNS is encoded by the coding sequence ATGGATAAAATTTGTGAGGAATTAGATGAAGCCAAACTGGAGATTGAGAGGCTCAAGGCAGACTACCTGACTAAAGCTGAACAGTATGACAGCTTAAAGAAAGGATTCAATGAGCAGTCACATAGACTTCAGGAAGCGAGAACGAAAATTGAGAACCAGACAGAAGAACTCACTGGAAAGACGGAAGAAATTTCTGAATTGAAGCGTTTGTGTGAAGATCTCAAATGCAGTTTAAGTGAAAAGGAATCGACTGTTAAATGTCTTAGCGCTGCCAATGACACTCTTAGATCTGATTGTAAAAAGAAGTCGCAAAAGTGGGAAGTGGAGAACAGGCATTTGCTATTGGCTGTAGAAGAAGCGAATGATAGATGTGCCAATCAAGAGGAGAAGCTGCGTGAATTTGAAGAACAGATTAAAGGCTTGAAAAGGCTTTTGGATTCCTCACAAAGGAAGTGTTCTGAAGCAGAGGAAAAGGCCAAGGCTCCTAAAGAGCTGAGAGCAAGAGATGATGTGATCAACAGTTTAGAGGAGGGAGTCAGGAAAGTTGAAGATCAGCTTAAATGGAAGAAAGAGCAGTTCAAGCATTTAGAAGAGGCGCACAACAAGCTGCGGGAACAGTACAATACGAGCAAGAAAGAATGGGAGCTGGAGAGATCTTCATTTCTTGATGAGATCTCTTTGCTACAGACAAAGCTGGATTCGCAAACTAGAATGTCACAGGATCTTGCGAGCAGATTGCAGATGTGTGACCAAGCTCTTGCTAACGAAGAAAGCAGAAGAAAGACTTTGGAGTTTCAGGTCTCCAACTTCAAAACGCGCTTTGAGAATGTCTTTGGCGAATGTGAGGAAGCAAAGTCGCAGCTGGAATGCTTGATGGCCCAGAGGGATAAAGAGGTGGCAAATTTGAGGCATTTACTAGGGAACAATGAGACAATTCACAAGGAGATGAAATACCAGGCAAGGAAATTGcagcaagaaaatgaagaacttATAGGAGACATCAAACAACTCCAAGAAGAGAAGATACACAATGCAGGAAACTCTCCGTCTTTGGCTAAGCTGCGAAACAGGTTAAAAAGCGTCGAGCAGATGCACAAAGACTGTGCTGCAAATCTTAAAGCGAAAGAGGTTGAGTGGAGTCGAGAGCTGGAGAAATTGACAGTTGAACTGGAGGATTGCAGGTCTGAGTTGTTGAGTAAGGAAGCGGCACTCAAAGATGTCAataaagaattagaaaattgcCATACCTCTCTGATGCAGTTGATGTTGATGAACGAGGAGATGTCCGTGATGCTATTGGTGCTGAAATCAGGAATATCTGAGTCTCGGTTAAAGCTTGCTAATACTGCTCCTGATATCGACATGCATAACAAGATCAGAGAAGAGAATGCTTCTCTTCTAATAAAGCAGCTCGAGATGAAGAATgaagccttggccaaggctCATGAGGAGATCGTCAATGAACATCAGAAGGTGCAGATTGAGCTAGCGAGTTATAAGGAAATGCTTGAGGAATCGTCGAGATGCCAGTTTTACTTGAAGGAGCAAGCTTTGAGAATGGAAGTCGATTCTAATACGAGGATTAAAGAAGTTTGTGATGCCCTAGATAGAACCACTTCCGAGCTGACCGAGAAAATTGGCGAAGCCAATGAAATGGAATTTGAGTTGCAGATATGGAAATCAGTTGCTGAtcgtttgaaatttgaaattgaagaaaaccATGAAACACGTAAACAATTGGAAGCCTCACTTCTTGCACAATCCGAGTTTGAGAATGcgatgaagatggagaaagaTGAACTTGCCCACCTGTTGGAAGATAGACACATAAGTATCAATTGTCTCCAGAAGAAGATTTTGCTTCTGGAGCAAGAAATCAAAATGAGAGAATTAGAAGTTGCTAATTCTACAAAGATGGAGTCACTGATGGCCTTCGAATCAGAGAGGAATAGTTTCTTTGAAACGATCAGGGAGAAGGATGAGATCTTCAAGGAACTCCATGAGGAGATTAGTCGGCTGGAGCAGGAATCACTTACAAGAGAATTTGAAAGCGCTCTTTTCGCCCAATTAGGAGCAGAGAGAACGTTTGAGAATGAGAAACACAAACTGGTCAATCTCATGGAAGAGAAGGACCGGAGAGTAAAGGACTTAATGCACTCCATGAAGTCCCTGGAAGACAAGTTCAATGGCTCGATGGTGTCCATCTCCTCTCATCTAGCTGAAAAGGAGGCAGCAATTGATTCATTTTGCGAAGCCTGGGAGAAGATAACAGCAGCAGAAATTGTGGCTGAGATAGAAGTCGAAGAGAAGAGAATGATGATTACGGAACTGGAGAATGAGTTGACTAATCTGCAAAAGAAGCTGGAGCTTCAGGAAAAATCCCTTTCATGGTCAGAGCATAGAGCATTGGAGATTGAAGCTGCACTGGAGGCAAAAGAATCAGAGATGAAAAACGTTGCTCGGGAGATGGATGCAAGGCTCACCAGCTCCGATGCCTTGGTTAATGAGCTGAAGAGCGACAACAGTAACTTGCTTGAAGAAATCCGAGCACTAGTATCAGAAAAGGAATACTTGTTGGGGTTAAATagggagatggaagaaaagatCAGCAAGTCTTCCTGTGAAGACAACCAACTGAGGCAGGTCCTAGACACGATAGTCCAGTCTTTTGATTGTAACGGCTCGAGTATGGATTCTGAAGGGCACAACAAAAATGTCAACCCTGTCAATGAGGATTTTAACTCTGATAAATCTCCTTTCACGAAGAGATATGCAGTCGTTTTGAATGGAAGATCTCCTTTCAGAGAGCTTAACAGTTAG